The following proteins are co-located in the Candidatus Zixiibacteriota bacterium genome:
- a CDS encoding bacteriocin, giving the protein MDILKKALAPISDAAWEEIEDQAKDSLTSLLSARKFIDIEGPKGWDFAAVSKGRLKLPEGKSDGLGYGVHTVQPLVEPRVEFELDVWELDNVIRGAEDVDLEALEKAAQKIALFEEKAIYQGLETAGIAGMIDNSAHSVLELKPDPAQVLEQVSVAMTTLSGSAVNGPYALVAGPSLWKFIHSQPRQFALRDHTDKMIGGKLILNPLLDQNFLVSLRGGDLRLTLGADLSIGYLSHDSKKVKLFLTETFTFQVLDDGAFIPLRWVG; this is encoded by the coding sequence ATGGATATTTTGAAAAAAGCTCTGGCGCCTATTTCCGATGCCGCCTGGGAAGAGATAGAAGATCAAGCCAAGGATTCACTTACATCCCTGCTTTCAGCCCGCAAATTTATCGATATCGAAGGCCCTAAGGGCTGGGATTTCGCGGCTGTTTCAAAAGGCAGACTGAAACTTCCCGAGGGCAAATCCGATGGTCTCGGTTACGGTGTTCATACAGTTCAGCCACTGGTCGAACCGCGTGTCGAGTTCGAGCTGGATGTCTGGGAACTCGATAATGTTATACGCGGTGCCGAAGATGTCGATCTCGAAGCCCTGGAAAAAGCGGCCCAGAAGATCGCCCTTTTCGAGGAGAAAGCGATTTATCAGGGTTTGGAAACCGCGGGTATCGCCGGCATGATCGACAACAGCGCTCATAGCGTGCTTGAGCTCAAGCCTGATCCGGCCCAGGTGCTGGAGCAGGTGTCGGTAGCTATGACTACCCTTTCGGGCTCGGCTGTAAACGGTCCTTACGCGCTCGTGGCAGGCCCCAGCCTGTGGAAGTTCATCCACAGCCAGCCCCGTCAGTTTGCGCTCCGTGACCATACCGACAAGATGATCGGTGGCAAGTTGATCCTGAATCCGCTTCTGGACCAGAACTTTCTGGTCTCATTGCGTGGTGGCGATCTGCGCCTGACTCTCGGGGCGGATCTTTCAATCGGATATCTCTCGCATGATTCCAAAAAAGTGAAGCTGTTTTTGACTGAAACCTTTACTTTCCAGGTGCTCGATGACGGCGCATTTATCCCGCTTCGCTGGGTTGGATAA